The following are from one region of the Rhodoligotrophos defluvii genome:
- a CDS encoding cobyrinate a,c-diamide synthase, which produces MAAKSLARGLMVAAPRSGSGKTTITLALIAAFRRRGLVVRSAKTGPDYIDPAFHSAATGQPTCNLDSWAMPEPLLDQLAYWAAREGDLLVVEAAMGLFDRIEGPVGRRGAPADIAARYGLPVLLVLDVTGQAHSAAAIARGFAAHQPDVRVGGIIANRVGSERHLRMIRSAIEDVGLPLLGALPRDAALTVPERHLGLVQIEEHGDVSGYLDTLAGVAEKHFDLDGILAAASAVTRPQAVPASSIIPLPPPGQRVALARDTAFSFLYAHVVEGWRAAGAELVPFSPLANEPPPDDCDACWLPGGYPELHAGRLATAERFKAGLRRFAETRPVHGECGGYMVLGEVLVDADGTAHPMVGLLGHSTSYAKRKLHLGYRSARLLKPSPLGPQGASLRGHEFHYASVLSAGTDEPLAELADGEGRPLGLGGHRRGHVSGTFFHAIAVEAEAGA; this is translated from the coding sequence ATGGCGGCCAAGTCCCTGGCGCGCGGGCTGATGGTGGCAGCGCCCCGTTCCGGCTCGGGCAAGACCACGATCACGCTCGCGCTGATTGCGGCCTTCAGGCGGCGCGGCCTCGTGGTGCGCTCTGCCAAAACCGGCCCCGATTATATCGACCCGGCCTTTCATAGCGCCGCCACCGGGCAGCCCACCTGCAACCTGGACAGCTGGGCCATGCCTGAGCCCTTGCTCGACCAGCTCGCCTATTGGGCGGCGCGGGAGGGCGACCTCCTGGTGGTCGAGGCGGCCATGGGCCTGTTCGACCGCATCGAAGGGCCGGTGGGGCGCCGCGGCGCCCCGGCCGATATCGCCGCCCGCTATGGACTGCCGGTGCTGCTCGTGCTCGACGTGACCGGCCAGGCGCATTCCGCCGCCGCCATCGCCCGCGGCTTTGCCGCCCATCAGCCGGACGTCCGCGTCGGCGGTATCATCGCCAACCGGGTGGGCAGCGAGCGCCATCTCCGCATGATCAGGAGCGCCATCGAGGATGTGGGGCTGCCCTTGCTCGGCGCCCTCCCCCGTGATGCGGCCCTGACGGTGCCGGAGCGACATTTGGGCCTGGTGCAGATCGAGGAGCACGGGGACGTCTCCGGCTATCTCGACACGCTTGCCGGGGTGGCCGAGAAGCATTTCGACCTCGATGGCATCCTCGCCGCAGCATCGGCGGTGACCAGGCCGCAGGCGGTGCCTGCTTCCAGCATCATACCGCTGCCGCCCCCCGGTCAGCGCGTTGCGCTGGCGCGGGATACGGCCTTCAGCTTCCTCTATGCCCATGTGGTGGAGGGCTGGCGCGCAGCAGGCGCCGAGCTGGTGCCGTTCTCGCCGCTCGCCAACGAGCCACCGCCGGATGATTGCGACGCCTGCTGGCTGCCGGGCGGCTATCCCGAGCTGCACGCGGGCAGGCTCGCCACCGCCGAGCGGTTCAAGGCTGGCCTGCGGCGCTTTGCCGAAACCCGGCCGGTGCACGGGGAATGCGGCGGCTACATGGTGCTGGGCGAAGTATTGGTGGATGCGGACGGGACAGCCCACCCGATGGTCGGCCTGCTCGGCCACTCCACCAGCTACGCCAAGCGCAAGCTGCATCTGGGCTATCGCAGCGCCCGGCTGCTCAAGCCATCGCCTCTGGGGCCGCAAGGCGCATCCCTGCGTGGCCATGAGTTCCATTATGCCAGCGTGCTCAGCGCCGGCACGGACGAGCCGCTGGCCGAGCTTGCCGATGGCGAAGGGCGGCCGCTGGGCCTGGGCGGCCACCGCCGCGGCCACGTCTCCGGCACCTTTTTCCACGCGATCGCGGTCGAGGCTGAAGCCGGCGCCTAG
- the cbiE gene encoding precorrin-6y C5,15-methyltransferase (decarboxylating) subunit CbiE — protein sequence MTAWLSVIGIGEDGRAGLSSAAQALIEGATLVVGGARHLAMVEGLGRGERLSWRSPIGDTLPMILAARGQPVAVVASGDPFFYGIGNLLTRAIPAGEMLVIPAVSSMSLAAARLSWPYEEAHIISLCGRPIESLAPLLHPGRRILALSADEHTPAAVAQYLSGRGFGPSAIHVLERLGGANERVRRAEAAGFDLSGVARLNLLGIEVAAGPGATIIPLGPGLADALFVHDGQLTKREIRAVTLSSLAPRVGALLWDIGCGSGSISIEWCLAHPANRAIAMEEDATRAGNAAGNAAALGVSSQVRIVRGRAPQALADLPEPDAVFIGGGMQDGVLDQAWARLKPGGRLVANGVTLETEAILIEAFRRLGGDLTRFSVARLDRIGSLHGFRPAMTVTQWRVVKP from the coding sequence ATGACCGCCTGGCTCAGCGTCATCGGCATCGGCGAGGACGGGCGGGCGGGCCTGTCGAGCGCGGCGCAAGCGCTGATCGAGGGCGCCACGCTGGTGGTGGGTGGGGCCAGGCACCTTGCCATGGTGGAAGGCTTGGGGCGCGGCGAGAGGCTTAGCTGGCGCTCTCCGATCGGCGACACGCTGCCGATGATTCTCGCGGCACGCGGGCAGCCCGTTGCGGTCGTGGCCTCGGGTGATCCGTTCTTCTATGGCATCGGCAATCTGCTGACGCGAGCGATCCCGGCCGGGGAAATGCTTGTCATCCCCGCGGTATCCTCGATGTCGCTGGCGGCTGCGCGCCTGAGCTGGCCATATGAAGAGGCTCACATCATCTCCCTGTGCGGCAGGCCGATCGAGAGCCTCGCGCCGCTCCTCCATCCCGGCCGCCGCATCCTGGCCCTGTCGGCGGATGAGCACACGCCCGCCGCAGTGGCGCAGTATCTTTCGGGCCGCGGCTTCGGGCCGAGCGCCATCCATGTGCTGGAGCGGCTGGGCGGGGCCAACGAGCGGGTGCGGCGGGCAGAGGCCGCCGGCTTCGATCTCAGCGGCGTGGCTCGGCTGAACCTGCTGGGCATCGAGGTTGCCGCCGGTCCGGGCGCGACGATCATCCCGCTCGGGCCAGGGCTTGCCGATGCGCTGTTCGTGCACGACGGGCAGCTCACCAAGCGCGAGATCCGCGCGGTGACCTTGTCCAGCCTGGCGCCACGCGTCGGCGCGCTGCTCTGGGACATCGGCTGCGGCTCGGGCTCGATCTCCATCGAATGGTGCCTGGCCCACCCAGCCAATCGCGCCATTGCCATGGAGGAGGACGCGACGCGCGCAGGCAATGCGGCCGGCAATGCGGCGGCGCTGGGGGTGAGCAGCCAGGTGCGCATCGTGCGCGGGCGTGCGCCGCAAGCGCTCGCTGACCTGCCTGAGCCCGATGCGGTGTTCATCGGCGGCGGCATGCAGGACGGGGTGCTGGATCAGGCCTGGGCAAGGCTCAAGCCGGGCGGCCGGCTGGTGGCCAATGGGGTGACGCTGGAGACCGAGGCGATCCTCATCGAGGCCTTTCGCCGGCTCGGCGGCGACCTTACGCGGTTCTCAGTCGCGCGGCTGGACCGTATCGGCAGCCTGCACGGCTTCCGCCCGGCCATGACCGTGACCCAGTGGCGGGTGGTGAAGCCATGA
- the cobA gene encoding uroporphyrinogen-III C-methyltransferase, producing MIGRSLDISPASLPAFPPGTVWLCGAGPGDPGHLTLYVVSALRQADVIVHDALVDPRVLDFAHPEAEIIFAGKRGGKPSIAQDEIGEMLITLARQNRRVLRLKGGDPFVFGRGGEEALVLAEAGVPFRVFPGITSGLGGLAMASIPATMRGVNQAVILATGHSADDHTRLDWAALGRLKLPLVLYMAVRTLPDIAAALVAGGMDADTPAAVIENATLPDERIMVSTLDRVAKDLERQAFGPPALVVIGEIVRLREELRLLALQAAREAV from the coding sequence ATGATCGGCCGGAGCCTCGATATCTCGCCAGCAAGCCTGCCGGCTTTCCCGCCGGGAACCGTGTGGCTGTGCGGCGCCGGGCCGGGCGACCCCGGCCATCTCACGCTTTACGTGGTCTCGGCTCTGCGCCAGGCGGACGTCATCGTGCATGACGCGCTGGTGGACCCGCGGGTGCTGGATTTCGCCCACCCAGAGGCCGAGATCATCTTTGCTGGCAAGCGCGGCGGCAAGCCTTCCATCGCCCAGGACGAGATCGGCGAGATGCTGATCACGCTGGCCCGGCAGAACCGGCGCGTGCTGCGGCTCAAGGGCGGAGACCCGTTCGTGTTCGGGCGCGGCGGCGAGGAAGCGCTGGTACTGGCGGAAGCGGGCGTGCCGTTCCGGGTGTTTCCCGGCATCACCTCGGGTCTCGGTGGCCTTGCCATGGCCTCGATCCCGGCCACCATGCGCGGGGTCAACCAGGCGGTGATCCTGGCCACCGGCCACAGCGCCGATGACCACACTCGGCTCGACTGGGCAGCGCTCGGCCGGCTGAAGCTGCCGCTGGTGCTCTACATGGCGGTGCGCACCCTGCCGGACATCGCGGCGGCGCTCGTCGCCGGCGGCATGGATGCGGACACGCCGGCAGCGGTCATCGAAAACGCCACCCTGCCGGATGAGCGCATCATGGTCTCGACGCTCGACCGGGTGGCAAAGGATCTCGAACGGCAAGCCTTCGGGCCGCCGGCCCTGGTGGTGATCGGCGAGATCGTGCGCCTGCGCGAAGAGCTGCGGCTGCTCGCGCTGCAGGCGGCGCGCGAGGCGGTTTGA
- a CDS encoding ABC transporter substrate-binding protein — translation MYSKHLSRVATAVALAIAIPIAGASINTLAPVPAQAASAAESLVENFHAGLLAAMKQASSLGYAGRYKKLEPLVKRTFGMETMVQIIVGPEWSKLSAAERQALVAAFSDWVVANYASRFNGWEGESFVTTGVTDGGRNTVVVQTEIRPQNVKLGYRVLNGKVVDVYLSGSVSQLAQWRSEFASVLKQQGAQGLAAKLKTSERQLAN, via the coding sequence GTGTATAGCAAACACCTTTCCCGCGTCGCCACGGCGGTGGCGCTTGCCATTGCCATTCCGATTGCCGGCGCCTCGATCAACACTCTGGCGCCAGTTCCGGCTCAGGCTGCCAGCGCGGCCGAATCGCTCGTGGAAAACTTCCACGCCGGCCTGCTGGCGGCCATGAAGCAGGCGTCGAGCCTGGGCTATGCCGGGCGCTACAAGAAGCTCGAGCCGCTGGTGAAGCGCACCTTCGGCATGGAAACCATGGTGCAGATCATCGTCGGGCCCGAGTGGAGCAAGCTGAGCGCAGCCGAACGCCAAGCGCTGGTGGCGGCGTTCAGCGACTGGGTCGTCGCCAATTACGCCAGCCGCTTCAACGGCTGGGAGGGCGAGAGCTTCGTCACCACCGGCGTGACCGATGGCGGCCGCAACACGGTGGTGGTGCAGACCGAGATCCGGCCGCAGAACGTAAAGCTCGGCTACCGCGTGCTGAACGGCAAGGTGGTCGACGTCTATCTCAGCGGCTCGGTCAGCCAGCTTGCCCAGTGGCGCTCGGAATTTGCTTCTGTGTTGAAGCAGCAGGGCGCCCAGGGGTTGGCCGCCAAGCTCAAGACCAGCGAGCGACAGCTGGCCAACTGA
- the hpnA gene encoding hopanoid-associated sugar epimerase: protein MARIALVTGASGFVGSAVARKLVERGWTVRLLARPESDRRNLQEIDAEIVHGNLRDPSSYAQALRGVEDVFHVAADYRLWVPDPEVMYKTNVDGSLALVRAATAAGAARIVYTSSVAVLGLKGDGTLSDENAPVTLEDMIGHYKRSKFLAEEAVRKAAAEEDLPVVIVNPSTPIGPRDVKPTPTGRIVVQAARGKIPAFVDTGLNVVHVDDVAEGHLLAHAKGRLGERYILGGENMGLEKILLTIAALQGTRRRVVKLPNGAVVPIAYGCELAARVFKGWEPFITMDGVKMARKKMFFSHEKAARELGYQARPAQEAIADALEWFQRAGMV from the coding sequence ATGGCGCGGATCGCCTTGGTGACCGGCGCGAGCGGATTTGTGGGCTCGGCGGTGGCGCGCAAGCTCGTCGAGCGCGGCTGGACCGTGCGGCTGCTGGCCCGACCGGAATCGGACCGCCGCAACCTTCAGGAGATCGATGCGGAGATCGTGCACGGGAACCTGCGCGATCCTTCGAGCTATGCCCAGGCTCTGCGGGGGGTTGAGGATGTTTTCCACGTCGCGGCCGACTACCGGCTCTGGGTGCCCGACCCCGAGGTCATGTACAAGACGAACGTGGATGGCTCATTGGCCCTGGTCCGGGCCGCGACCGCGGCGGGCGCCGCCCGCATCGTCTATACCAGCAGCGTCGCCGTGCTGGGCCTCAAGGGCGACGGCACCCTGTCGGACGAAAACGCGCCGGTGACGCTCGAGGATATGATCGGCCACTACAAGCGCTCGAAATTCCTGGCTGAGGAGGCCGTGCGCAAGGCGGCGGCCGAGGAAGACCTGCCGGTGGTGATCGTCAATCCCTCGACCCCGATCGGCCCGCGCGACGTGAAGCCCACGCCCACCGGCCGCATCGTGGTCCAGGCGGCGCGCGGCAAGATCCCGGCCTTCGTGGATACGGGGCTCAACGTGGTGCATGTGGACGATGTGGCCGAGGGGCATCTTCTGGCCCATGCTAAAGGGCGTCTGGGCGAGCGCTACATCCTGGGCGGCGAGAACATGGGCCTGGAGAAGATCCTGCTCACCATCGCCGCGCTGCAGGGCACGCGGCGGCGCGTGGTCAAGCTGCCGAACGGGGCCGTCGTGCCCATTGCCTATGGCTGCGAGCTCGCCGCGCGGGTGTTCAAGGGCTGGGAGCCGTTCATCACGATGGACGGGGTAAAGATGGCTCGCAAGAAGATGTTCTTCAGCCATGAGAAGGCCGCCCGAGAGCTGGGCTATCAGGCTCGCCCGGCCCAGGAGGCCATTGCCGATGCGCTGGAATGGTTCCAGCGCGCCGGGATGGTCTAG
- a CDS encoding cobalamin biosynthesis protein, whose protein sequence is MIIAGLGLKPDCPPADLLVLIEQARLACAEGRIDALAAPAFRRDAPGLAAAAKALALPLLLIDDAALASVQPLCPTRSARALAETGFASIAEAVALSAAGPGAELILPRIAGGAATCALARSAEVASPSASEGI, encoded by the coding sequence ATGATCATTGCCGGCCTTGGCCTTAAGCCCGATTGCCCCCCGGCCGACCTTCTCGTGCTGATCGAACAGGCACGGCTGGCTTGCGCAGAAGGCCGCATCGATGCCCTCGCCGCGCCGGCCTTCCGCCGCGACGCGCCTGGGCTTGCCGCTGCCGCCAAGGCGTTAGCCCTGCCGCTCCTGCTGATCGACGATGCGGCGCTGGCCTCGGTGCAGCCGCTGTGCCCGACGCGCTCAGCACGCGCCCTTGCAGAGACTGGCTTCGCTTCCATCGCCGAAGCGGTCGCTTTGAGCGCTGCAGGCCCTGGCGCCGAGCTCATTCTGCCGCGTATAGCCGGCGGTGCGGCGACCTGCGCCCTGGCCCGATCGGCGGAGGTCGCCTCACCAAGCGCGAGCGAAGGCATATGA
- the hpnK gene encoding hopanoid biosynthesis-associated protein HpnK, giving the protein MRPLIFTADDFGFSEEINEAVERGHREGVLGAASLMVTGPAAADAIARARRLPGLRVGLHLVLVQGKPASPPDSIPALVDGRGRFHDNLAKAGVIWFFHPQARRQLRREIAAQIAAFKATGLRLDHVNGHNHMQVHPTVFGELIRQLKAEPKIGLRLPREPWSVTIENSPLMTRTTSALRWLIMTPFLGLMRRQLLRNGISHNEWLLGIKDSGRLNEGRLLGLLDRLPTGVSEIHCHPATRRTAAIAESMPGYDNEAELAALLSPRIGEALARRGLRVGGFLDIRDEAP; this is encoded by the coding sequence ATGCGCCCGCTCATCTTCACCGCCGATGATTTCGGATTCAGCGAAGAAATCAACGAGGCCGTGGAACGGGGCCATCGGGAAGGCGTGCTTGGCGCCGCAAGCCTGATGGTCACCGGCCCGGCCGCAGCGGATGCGATCGCCCGCGCGCGTCGTCTGCCCGGTTTGCGGGTCGGCCTCCACCTGGTCCTGGTGCAGGGGAAACCGGCCTCCCCTCCAGATAGCATACCCGCCCTGGTCGACGGGCGCGGCCGTTTCCACGACAACCTCGCCAAGGCGGGGGTCATCTGGTTCTTTCATCCGCAGGCACGCCGGCAGCTTCGGCGGGAAATAGCAGCCCAGATCGCGGCGTTCAAGGCCACCGGTCTCCGCTTGGACCACGTGAACGGCCACAACCACATGCAAGTCCACCCCACGGTTTTCGGAGAGCTGATCCGTCAGCTCAAGGCCGAGCCGAAGATTGGACTGCGCCTGCCGCGCGAGCCCTGGTCGGTCACCATAGAGAATTCACCATTGATGACACGCACGACCAGCGCGCTGAGATGGCTGATTATGACGCCGTTCCTGGGTTTGATGCGCCGGCAGTTGTTGCGGAATGGCATCAGTCACAATGAATGGTTACTGGGGATCAAAGATAGTGGCCGTTTGAACGAGGGGAGGCTTCTCGGTCTCCTTGACAGACTGCCGACCGGGGTGTCAGAGATCCACTGTCATCCAGCAACGCGCCGCACAGCGGCCATCGCCGAGTCGATGCCGGGCTATGACAACGAGGCGGAGCTGGCCGCCTTGCTCAGCCCCCGGATCGGCGAGGCGCTCGCACGGCGCGGTCTGCGGGTCGGGGGATTTTTGGATATCCGCGATGAGGCTCCGTAG
- a CDS encoding MMPL family transporter, giving the protein MVRTSMDHPWSVIVAAVVICCTLAVYAYNTLGINVDTNDLFSRDAPFLQAEDRFNELFPSEADQILVVIDGPSKAKADQAANQLVARLEPHDQWILSIQQPGGGPFFRRNGLLYLTPEQLAGFIDQLTKAQPILGTLSANPSLVGLLDVVSLIFQGASMGEQGVGQSHAFLNQVATGIESGLAGEPATLDWGALLGSSLGPDVKPRAFVLVHPKLDPHQLMPGKPASDLIRTTARELGLTPENGYRVRLTGSVPLSDEEFATVESGSWTAITLSVVLVTVILALALGSWKLIVASLFTLGMGLLATMGWAAASVGVLNLISIGFTVMFVGIAIDFGIQFCMRLREERYRVDDFQESMVSTTRLLARPLLLAAVATAAGFFSFLPTSYRGVAELGVIAGGGILIAFLLTMTLLPALLSVLQPGPEARPVGFEKLRPLGTWLVNRRKPVLAVFALLSLATLAGLFMLRFDFDPLDLKDPESESMSTLMELAEDPLATPYTLNVLVSGPDQVRPMVERLEALPEVRNVMSIFSFVPEEQERKQEMLQNVGMMMGPAMQPPQQTAPPSAEDIRGAIDSTLAQIRTYLESGQTEEPIRSDAQRLQAALNRLSAVENPDRLQAISAEMTEGFGQAQQMLGEMLQPEQVTVDKLPEDLRSSWIANNGQYRLQVFPSGNPRQPDELVRFVEAVRSVDPQATGMPITIYESSSLVINAFITAAILAAISITILLWLTLRNIGDVARTLTPLFLATLWTLGLSGLIGMELNFANIIGLPLLLGLGVTFPIYLVHAWRRGEGNLIAAPVARAVLFSALTTLASFGSLALSSHPGTSQLGLLLSLALGLLLISTFIFLPPMLGRPPEHPEEVPAAPAAGA; this is encoded by the coding sequence GTGGTGCGGACGAGCATGGATCATCCCTGGTCGGTCATCGTCGCAGCAGTGGTCATCTGCTGCACGCTGGCCGTTTATGCCTATAACACGCTTGGTATCAACGTTGATACCAACGACCTGTTCTCGCGGGATGCGCCCTTCCTCCAGGCGGAAGACAGGTTCAACGAGCTCTTTCCGAGCGAGGCCGACCAGATCCTGGTCGTGATCGATGGGCCCAGCAAGGCCAAGGCGGACCAGGCGGCCAACCAGCTGGTCGCCAGGCTGGAGCCGCACGACCAGTGGATCCTGTCGATCCAGCAGCCCGGTGGCGGTCCGTTCTTCCGTCGTAACGGACTGCTGTATCTCACGCCTGAACAGTTGGCCGGCTTCATCGACCAGTTGACAAAGGCGCAGCCGATCCTTGGCACCCTGAGCGCCAACCCGTCACTGGTTGGGCTGCTGGACGTTGTGTCGCTGATCTTCCAGGGCGCCAGCATGGGCGAACAGGGGGTGGGACAGTCCCACGCCTTTCTCAACCAGGTGGCCACCGGCATCGAGAGCGGGCTTGCCGGAGAGCCGGCGACCCTGGACTGGGGTGCGCTGCTCGGCAGCTCGCTCGGCCCGGACGTCAAGCCGCGCGCATTCGTTCTGGTCCATCCCAAACTCGACCCTCACCAGCTCATGCCCGGCAAGCCGGCATCGGACCTCATCCGAACCACTGCGCGCGAGCTGGGGCTGACCCCGGAGAATGGCTACAGGGTGCGGCTGACGGGTTCGGTTCCGCTCTCGGACGAGGAATTCGCCACCGTCGAGAGCGGCTCATGGACGGCCATCACCCTGTCCGTCGTGCTGGTGACAGTAATCCTCGCACTCGCGCTGGGCTCGTGGAAGCTCATCGTCGCGTCGCTCTTCACCTTGGGCATGGGCCTGCTTGCCACGATGGGCTGGGCGGCTGCCTCTGTGGGCGTTCTCAATCTGATTTCGATCGGCTTCACGGTGATGTTCGTGGGCATCGCGATCGACTTCGGCATTCAGTTCTGCATGCGGCTCAGGGAGGAGCGCTACCGGGTTGACGACTTCCAGGAGTCGATGGTGTCCACGACCCGGCTGCTTGCCCGGCCCTTGCTGCTGGCCGCGGTGGCGACAGCAGCCGGGTTCTTCTCGTTTCTGCCCACATCCTATCGGGGCGTCGCGGAGCTTGGCGTCATCGCCGGCGGCGGCATTCTCATCGCCTTCCTGCTCACCATGACCCTGCTGCCGGCCCTGCTGTCGGTTCTTCAGCCCGGTCCGGAGGCGAGGCCGGTCGGCTTTGAAAAACTACGCCCTCTCGGCACTTGGCTGGTGAACAGGCGAAAGCCCGTCCTGGCGGTGTTCGCGCTCCTCTCCCTGGCGACCCTGGCGGGACTGTTCATGCTCCGCTTCGATTTCGATCCCCTGGATCTGAAAGATCCGGAGTCGGAGAGCATGTCGACGCTCATGGAGCTGGCGGAGGACCCGCTGGCCACGCCCTATACCCTGAACGTGCTCGTTTCGGGCCCCGACCAGGTCCGCCCAATGGTGGAGCGCCTGGAGGCGCTGCCCGAGGTGCGGAACGTGATGAGCATATTCTCCTTCGTTCCCGAGGAGCAGGAGCGCAAGCAGGAGATGCTGCAGAACGTCGGCATGATGATGGGGCCGGCCATGCAGCCGCCTCAGCAGACGGCGCCTCCTTCGGCTGAGGACATCCGAGGTGCGATCGACAGCACTTTGGCGCAGATCCGCACCTATCTCGAATCCGGCCAGACGGAGGAGCCGATCAGGTCGGACGCCCAGCGGCTGCAAGCGGCGCTCAACAGGCTCAGCGCGGTCGAGAACCCCGACCGCCTCCAGGCCATCTCGGCAGAGATGACCGAGGGCTTTGGCCAGGCGCAGCAGATGCTGGGAGAAATGCTGCAGCCGGAACAGGTGACCGTCGACAAGCTGCCCGAAGATCTCCGCAGCAGCTGGATCGCCAATAATGGCCAGTACCGGCTACAGGTGTTTCCCAGCGGAAATCCGCGACAGCCGGACGAACTCGTGCGCTTCGTGGAGGCGGTGCGCTCGGTCGATCCCCAGGCGACCGGCATGCCCATCACCATCTATGAATCGAGCAGCCTCGTGATCAACGCGTTCATCACCGCGGCGATCCTTGCGGCGATCTCGATCACCATCCTGCTCTGGCTCACCTTGCGCAATATCGGTGATGTCGCGAGAACGCTCACCCCCCTGTTCCTGGCCACGCTCTGGACACTGGGCCTGAGCGGCCTCATCGGCATGGAATTGAACTTCGCCAACATTATCGGCCTGCCGCTTCTGCTTGGCCTCGGCGTTACCTTTCCGATTTACCTCGTCCATGCCTGGCGACGTGGCGAAGGCAATCTGATCGCGGCGCCGGTCGCCCGGGCCGTGCTGTTCAGCGCCCTGACGACCCTGGCGTCGTTCGGGAGTCTCGCCCTGTCGAGCCATCCCGGAACATCGCAGCTGGGCCTGCTGCTCAGCCTCGCGCTGGGCCTGCTGCTGATCTCGACCTTCATCTTCCTGCCGCCCATGCTGGGACGGCCGCCGGAGCACCCGGAAGAGGTGCCGGCCGCGCCTGCGGCAGGCGCGTGA
- the cobM gene encoding precorrin-4 C(11)-methyltransferase, whose protein sequence is MTVHFIGAGPGAPDLITLRARDLIAASPVCLYAGSLVHREILKHCPPGARIVDTAPMSLDEIMDEMVRAHIAGEDVARLHSGDLSVWSAMGEQIRRLDALAIPYTVTPGVPAFAAAAAALKVELTLPEVAQSLVLTRTPGRASAMPARERLASFAATGATLALHLSIHLLDALVEDLIPHYGTDCPVAVVYRASWPDEQIFRGTLGTILDVIGGQKPERTALILVGRVLDCDDFRDSALYDAAYQRRFRNRSHQG, encoded by the coding sequence ATGACCGTCCATTTCATCGGCGCGGGCCCGGGAGCCCCCGACCTCATCACGTTAAGGGCGCGCGATCTGATCGCCGCCTCGCCGGTGTGCCTCTATGCGGGCTCGCTCGTGCATCGCGAGATCCTCAAGCATTGCCCGCCCGGCGCCCGCATCGTCGATACGGCGCCGATGAGCCTCGACGAGATCATGGACGAGATGGTGCGCGCCCATATTGCCGGCGAGGACGTGGCGCGGCTCCATTCCGGCGACCTCTCGGTGTGGAGTGCCATGGGCGAGCAGATCCGCCGGCTCGACGCGTTGGCCATTCCCTACACGGTCACCCCCGGCGTGCCGGCCTTTGCAGCGGCCGCGGCTGCGCTGAAGGTGGAGCTGACCCTGCCGGAGGTGGCGCAGTCCCTGGTGTTGACACGCACACCGGGCCGCGCCTCGGCCATGCCGGCGCGAGAGCGGCTCGCAAGCTTCGCCGCGACCGGCGCGACCCTGGCCCTCCATCTCTCCATCCATCTGCTCGATGCGCTGGTGGAGGACCTGATCCCGCATTATGGGACGGACTGTCCGGTGGCGGTCGTCTATCGGGCGAGCTGGCCCGACGAGCAGATTTTTCGCGGCACGCTCGGCACCATCCTCGACGTGATCGGCGGGCAGAAGCCCGAGCGCACGGCGCTGATCCTGGTGGGCCGAGTGCTCGATTGTGATGACTTTCGCGACAGCGCGCTCTATGACGCCGCCTATCAGCGCCGTTTCCGCAACCGGAGCCACCAGGGATGA
- a CDS encoding phytanoyl-CoA dioxygenase family protein has translation MLHASLSSNGISLPASERYVGYLAEVSARSAAEDLAKRQFVQNGYLLMRDIVDREAVLDLREAYLRMFGASFVKNGDFRRGEFSGLTPEGLPKHGFPGHPAHDFVRSKTFLDFVDLPAFRKLAEDLLGGPVVRVRRTPLRHFIKGQKAASRAHIDRTYIDSSKDDFVTLWIPLGDCPVEAGGLVYLEGSHQDDSMAAIKKETVPTDRPNDPRPITHDLKWMSDVTGKRWLVTNYRAGDLIAHSPVIVHASLDSASDLMRISTDVRFIRAGAACDPRWQQDWSADDGY, from the coding sequence ATGTTACACGCATCGCTGTCATCCAACGGCATATCTCTCCCGGCGAGCGAGCGATATGTCGGCTATCTCGCGGAAGTGTCCGCACGTTCCGCGGCCGAGGATTTGGCAAAGCGTCAGTTTGTGCAAAATGGCTATTTGCTCATGCGCGATATCGTCGATCGCGAGGCTGTCCTCGATCTTCGCGAGGCTTACTTGCGCATGTTCGGCGCAAGCTTCGTCAAGAACGGCGATTTCCGCCGCGGCGAGTTTTCCGGGCTGACGCCGGAGGGCCTGCCGAAGCACGGCTTTCCCGGCCACCCCGCCCATGATTTCGTCCGCAGCAAGACATTTCTCGATTTCGTCGACCTGCCGGCGTTCCGCAAGCTGGCCGAGGATCTCTTGGGCGGGCCGGTGGTGCGCGTGAGGCGCACGCCGTTGCGCCACTTCATCAAGGGGCAGAAGGCGGCATCGCGCGCCCATATCGACCGCACCTATATCGACAGCAGCAAGGATGATTTCGTCACCTTGTGGATCCCGCTGGGCGACTGCCCGGTGGAAGCCGGCGGCCTGGTCTATCTCGAAGGTTCGCACCAGGACGATTCCATGGCGGCGATCAAGAAGGAGACGGTGCCTACGGACCGCCCCAACGACCCGCGGCCGATCACGCACGACCTCAAGTGGATGTCGGACGTGACGGGCAAGCGGTGGCTGGTGACGAACTACCGCGCAGGCGACTTAATCGCGCACTCCCCGGTAATTGTGCATGCATCGCTTGACTCGGCGTCGGATCTGATGCGGATCTCCACCGACGTGCGTTTTATCCGCGCCGGCGCAGCCTGCGATCCACGCTGGCAGCAGGACTGGTCCGCCGACGACGGTTACTGA